One Phaseolus vulgaris cultivar G19833 chromosome 4, P. vulgaris v2.0, whole genome shotgun sequence DNA window includes the following coding sequences:
- the LOC137837228 gene encoding uncharacterized protein yields the protein MDELGSASSPQLPVTVDGADEDAALAKSRFLTRKEVIQRRLRRVRQLRRCYRTHYWTLLEELRSKYRDYSWTYGKSPFKEDHNESENGNPNGVVNGVGGGEDVVRCRFSGCKTKAMAMTKYCHAHILSDSKQKLYQGCRAVAKNLPTGPSFCNKPVLKSVVPAACPSHHQFGERCLARALRRAGLGNAIPNNRKPTVKLHVVVSEFVHQIQKQRKLALKETALKVETE from the exons ATGGACGAGTTGGGTTCCGCCTCCTCTCCGCAGCTCCCGGTGACTGTGGACGGTGCCGACGAGGACGCGGCGCTGGCGAAGTCGCGGTTTCTGACGCGGAAGGAGGTTATCCAGCGGCGGCTCCGGCGAGTGAGGCAGCTGAGGCGGTGTTACCGGACCCACTATTGGACCCTATTGGAAGAGCTGAGGTCCAAGTACAGAGACTACAGCTGGACCTATGGGAAAAGCCCTTTCAAGGAGGATCACAACGAGAGCGAGAATGGAAATCCAAACGGCGTCGTCAATGGTGTCGGTGGCGGCGAAGACGTCGTGCGGTGTCGTTTCAGCGGCTGCAAAACTAAGGCTATGGCTATGACGAAATACTGTCACGCTCATATACTGTCCGATTCCAAACAGAAGCTTTATCAGGGATGCAGAGCAGTTGCCAAGAA TTTGCCAACAGGGCCTTCATTTTGTAATAAGCCAGTATTGAAATCTGTGGTTCCTGCTGCATGCCCAAGTCATCATCAATTTGGTGAGAGGTGTTTAGCTCGTGCATTAAGAAGGGCTGGGTTAGGGAATGCTATCCCTAATAATCGTAAGCCTACAGTGAAGTTACATGTAGTAGTTTCTGAATTTGTCCACCAAATTCAAAAGCAACGAAAGCTTGCATTGAAGGAAACTGCTCTCAAAGTTGAGACTGaataa